Proteins encoded by one window of Pseudomonas sp. PSKL.D1:
- a CDS encoding acetyl-CoA carboxylase biotin carboxylase subunit, whose amino-acid sequence MIKKILIANRGEIAVRIVRACAEMGIRSVAIYSDADRHALHVKRADEAYSIGSEPLAGYLNPRKLVNLAVETGCDALHPGYGFLSENAELAEICAERGIKFIGPAADVIRRMGDKTEARRTMITAGVPVTPGTEGNVADIHEALSEGDRIGYPVMLKATSGGGGRGIRRCNSREELEQNFPRVISEATKAFGSAEVFLEKCIVNPKHIEAQILGDSHGNVVHLFERDCSIQRRNQKLIEIAPSPQLTPEQRAYIGDLAVRAAKAVDYENAGTVEFLLADGEVYFMEMNTRVQVEHTITEEITGIDIVREQIRIASGLPLSVKQEDIHHRGYALQFRINAEDPKNNFLPSFGKITRYYAPGGPGVRTDTAIYTGYTIPPYYDSMCLKLVVWALTWEEAMDRGLRALDDMRLQGVKTTAAYYQEILRNPEFRSGQFNTSFVESHPELTNYSIKRKPEELALAIAAAIAAHAGL is encoded by the coding sequence GTGATAAAAAAAATCCTGATCGCCAACCGGGGTGAAATCGCAGTCCGCATCGTACGGGCGTGCGCCGAAATGGGCATTCGCTCTGTAGCGATCTATTCCGATGCCGATCGTCATGCCTTGCACGTCAAGCGTGCTGACGAGGCTTACAGCATTGGTTCCGAGCCGCTGGCCGGTTATCTGAACCCGCGCAAGCTGGTCAACCTGGCTGTGGAAACCGGCTGTGATGCCTTGCACCCAGGCTATGGTTTCCTGTCGGAAAATGCTGAGCTGGCAGAGATTTGCGCCGAGCGCGGTATCAAGTTCATCGGCCCGGCCGCAGACGTCATCCGCCGCATGGGCGACAAGACTGAAGCCCGTCGCACCATGATCACCGCAGGCGTTCCGGTTACTCCGGGCACCGAAGGCAACGTTGCCGACATCCACGAAGCCTTGAGCGAAGGTGACCGCATTGGTTACCCGGTAATGCTCAAAGCCACCTCTGGCGGCGGCGGGCGCGGCATTCGCCGCTGCAACAGCCGTGAAGAACTGGAGCAGAATTTCCCTCGGGTGATTTCCGAAGCCACCAAGGCCTTCGGCTCTGCTGAAGTGTTCCTGGAAAAGTGCATCGTCAACCCTAAGCACATCGAGGCGCAGATCCTCGGTGACAGCCACGGCAACGTGGTACACCTGTTTGAGCGCGATTGCTCGATCCAGCGCCGCAACCAGAAACTCATCGAAATAGCTCCAAGCCCACAGCTCACCCCTGAGCAGCGCGCCTACATCGGCGACCTGGCGGTGCGTGCTGCCAAAGCGGTGGATTACGAGAACGCCGGTACCGTGGAGTTCCTGCTCGCCGATGGCGAGGTGTACTTCATGGAAATGAACACCCGCGTACAGGTGGAGCACACCATCACCGAAGAAATCACCGGTATCGACATCGTCCGCGAGCAAATTCGCATCGCGTCCGGCCTGCCGCTTTCGGTCAAGCAGGAAGACATCCACCACCGGGGTTACGCGTTGCAGTTCCGAATCAACGCTGAAGACCCGAAAAACAACTTCCTGCCAAGCTTCGGCAAGATCACCCGTTACTACGCCCCCGGCGGCCCGGGCGTACGTACCGACACGGCGATTTATACCGGCTACACCATTCCACCCTACTACGACTCCATGTGCCTGAAACTGGTGGTGTGGGCGTTGACTTGGGAAGAAGCCATGGACCGCGGCCTGCGGGCTCTGGACGACATGCGCTTGCAAGGGGTCAAGACCACCGCTGCGTACTACCAGGAAATCCTGCGCAACCCGGAATTCCGCAGTGGCCAGTTCAACACCAGCTTTGTCGAAAGCCACCCTGAACTGACCAACTACTCGATCAAGCGCAAACCCGAAGAGCTGGCCCTGGCCATCGCCGCCGCCATCGCCGCCCACGCAGGCCTGTGA
- a CDS encoding LysR family transcriptional regulator, which translates to MRKSLMRMTLRQLQIFNEVCDLRSYSRAAEEMALTQPAVSLQIRQLEELIGQPLFEYVGKKLYLTEAAEALQRASRDIFGRLESLDMQLSDMQGSLQGQLKLAIESSAKYFVPHLFAAFKQRHPEVNLTLTVVNRAQAIRRLSDNRDDLIIMSMVPQDMGLDFLPFLNNPIIAVAPPDHALCKLEQLRLQDLEPHTLLIREQGSGTRKACEEYFKDKRVHFTQTLEVASADAQRECVIAGLGIALLTRHAVNMELATGVLNELPVEELPLYRSWCVVQAKAKRQSPVALAFLAFIRSERALISALVERFSGKLPPTPATP; encoded by the coding sequence ATGCGTAAGTCATTGATGCGTATGACATTACGTCAGCTGCAAATCTTCAATGAGGTGTGCGACTTGCGCTCCTACAGCCGTGCTGCGGAAGAGATGGCACTGACGCAACCCGCCGTTAGTCTACAAATCCGTCAGCTTGAAGAGCTGATCGGCCAGCCCCTTTTTGAGTATGTTGGCAAAAAGCTGTACCTGACCGAAGCGGCCGAGGCACTGCAACGGGCAAGCCGCGACATATTCGGCCGCCTGGAGAGCCTCGACATGCAACTGTCGGACATGCAGGGTTCGCTGCAAGGGCAGTTGAAACTGGCGATCGAGTCCAGCGCCAAGTACTTCGTGCCACACCTGTTCGCGGCCTTCAAGCAGCGCCACCCTGAGGTCAACCTGACGCTCACGGTGGTCAATCGTGCACAGGCAATCCGGCGCCTGTCTGATAACCGTGACGACCTGATCATTATGTCGATGGTGCCGCAGGACATGGGCCTGGATTTCCTGCCGTTCCTCAATAACCCGATCATTGCCGTAGCGCCGCCGGACCATGCGCTGTGCAAGCTTGAGCAATTGCGTTTGCAGGATCTGGAGCCGCACACCCTGTTGATCCGGGAACAAGGCTCGGGAACGCGCAAAGCCTGTGAAGAGTATTTCAAGGACAAGCGCGTGCACTTCACCCAAACGCTGGAAGTGGCATCTGCCGATGCCCAACGCGAATGCGTGATTGCCGGCCTGGGTATCGCTTTGCTGACCCGCCACGCGGTGAACATGGAGCTGGCCACCGGTGTGCTCAATGAACTGCCTGTGGAGGAATTGCCACTGTACCGAAGCTGGTGTGTAGTGCAGGCCAAGGCCAAGCGACAATCGCCGGTCGCGTTGGCCTTTCTGGCGTTCATCCGCAGCGAACGTGCATTGATCAGCGCGCTTGTTGAGCGCTTTTCAGGGAAATTGCCGCCGACGCCTGCCACACCGTGA
- a CDS encoding PA3496 family putative envelope integrity protein: MARDNDGIYQPNAKARKQQEKDQRRMEYRRAIESYCDQRQLLRDLADYPELQDLTVWQASAAISLKSAQQAR; the protein is encoded by the coding sequence ATGGCTCGTGACAACGACGGCATCTACCAACCCAACGCCAAAGCTCGTAAACAGCAGGAAAAGGATCAGCGCCGGATGGAGTATCGCCGCGCGATCGAAAGCTATTGCGATCAACGCCAACTGCTTCGCGATCTGGCCGATTACCCCGAGTTACAGGACCTCACGGTGTGGCAGGCGTCGGCGGCAATTTCCCTGAAAAGCGCTCAACAAGCGCGCTGA
- the hexR gene encoding transcriptional regulator HexR, translating to MNLLQHIAQSRHLLRKSELKVADHVLLDPAAVMHSSMADLAHSVGISEPTIVRFCRAIGCSGFQDLKLKLAQSLAAGASFGQFAIHEDDSVADYSLKIFDTTLHTLMEVREQLDPHALQQAVSAMAQAQRVEFYGFGASGAVAADAQHKFFRLLLNAAAYSDPHMQAMSAVTLKPGDVAVCISQSGRSKDLLITANLVRESGANLITLCPSATPLAELSTVNLAIDVHEDTEIYTPLTSRIAHLVVIDVLAMGVAMARGPSLVNHLKSVKRSLRSLRLSPKSIKAMDD from the coding sequence GTGAATCTGTTGCAACATATCGCCCAATCGCGCCACCTGCTGCGCAAATCGGAACTCAAAGTCGCGGACCACGTGCTGCTTGACCCGGCGGCCGTCATGCACAGTTCCATGGCCGATCTGGCTCACAGCGTAGGTATCAGCGAACCGACCATTGTGCGATTTTGCCGTGCGATCGGGTGCTCGGGTTTCCAGGACCTGAAGCTCAAGCTGGCGCAAAGCCTGGCTGCGGGTGCGAGCTTCGGCCAGTTCGCCATCCATGAAGACGACTCGGTCGCCGACTACAGCCTGAAAATTTTCGACACTACCCTGCACACATTGATGGAAGTGCGTGAGCAACTTGATCCGCATGCCTTGCAGCAAGCGGTGAGTGCCATGGCTCAGGCGCAGCGTGTGGAGTTTTATGGTTTCGGTGCATCCGGAGCAGTAGCGGCGGATGCCCAGCACAAGTTCTTCCGCCTGCTGCTCAATGCTGCAGCCTATTCGGACCCGCACATGCAGGCGATGTCTGCGGTGACGTTGAAGCCCGGGGATGTGGCCGTGTGCATTTCTCAGTCTGGGCGTTCCAAGGACCTGTTGATCACCGCCAACCTTGTGCGGGAAAGCGGTGCCAACCTGATTACCCTGTGCCCGAGTGCAACGCCACTTGCCGAGCTGTCGACTGTCAACCTGGCGATTGATGTGCACGAAGACACTGAAATCTATACCCCGCTGACGTCACGCATCGCTCACCTGGTGGTAATCGATGTGCTGGCCATGGGCGTCGCCATGGCGCGTGGGCCAAGCCTGGTCAACCACCTGAAGAGCGTTAAGCGCAGTTTGCGCAGCCTGCGTCTGTCACCCAAGTCCATCAAGGCGATGGACGACTGA
- the zwf gene encoding glucose-6-phosphate dehydrogenase, whose product MTIPCDILVFGGTGDLALHKLLPALYHLYREARLNTAVRVIALARRNISRNDYLRLAERHCRSQIARNDFEEDVWQRFCARIDYFPMDASQSADFGRLARYLGEPGGLTRIYYLATAPNLFVPIANHLRIAGLADSEARIVLEKPIGHSLTSATAINEAIGAVFDEPQVFRIDHYLGKETVQNLMALRFANAMLEPVWRNGQVDHVQISVCETLGVENRGAYYDRAGATRDMLQNHLLQLLCLVAMEPPAQFEAEAVRDEKVKILRALKPISGQDVQDKTVRGQYGAGHIGGQEVPAYYFEKDVDNDSDTETFVAVQAHIDNWRWAGVPFYLRTGKRMARRSSQIVIQFKPVPHELFSGGQVNQLLIQLQPDERISLRMMSKAPGKGMRLEPVDLDLNLANAFGLTRRWEAYERLLLDVLEGDSTLFMRRDEVEAAWAWIDPIIKGWEEHFQAPRHYAAGNNGPDQASSLLARHGRQWHG is encoded by the coding sequence TTGACGATTCCTTGCGACATTCTGGTGTTCGGCGGCACTGGCGACCTGGCCTTGCACAAGCTGCTGCCGGCGCTCTATCACCTGTATCGCGAGGCACGTCTGAACACTGCCGTACGCGTCATTGCCCTCGCTCGGCGCAACATTTCGCGCAATGACTACCTCAGGCTCGCCGAGCGCCATTGCAGATCGCAGATCGCGCGCAACGATTTCGAGGAAGATGTGTGGCAACGCTTTTGCGCCCGGATTGACTACTTCCCCATGGATGCGTCGCAAAGCGCCGACTTCGGGCGCCTGGCACGCTACCTTGGCGAACCTGGGGGGCTTACTCGCATCTACTACCTGGCAACGGCACCGAACCTGTTCGTGCCCATCGCCAATCATCTGCGCATTGCCGGGCTGGCTGACAGCGAAGCACGCATCGTGCTGGAGAAACCGATCGGCCATTCACTGACTTCTGCCACGGCCATCAATGAAGCGATTGGTGCGGTTTTCGATGAGCCCCAGGTGTTTCGCATCGACCACTACCTGGGTAAAGAAACCGTACAGAACCTCATGGCACTGCGCTTCGCCAATGCAATGCTTGAACCGGTATGGCGCAATGGGCAGGTTGATCATGTTCAGATCAGCGTGTGCGAAACCCTTGGTGTAGAGAACCGTGGCGCGTACTACGACCGAGCGGGCGCAACCCGCGACATGCTGCAGAATCACCTGCTGCAGCTGTTGTGCCTTGTGGCCATGGAGCCCCCTGCGCAGTTCGAAGCCGAAGCCGTTCGCGATGAAAAGGTAAAAATCTTGCGGGCCCTGAAGCCAATCAGCGGCCAGGACGTACAAGACAAGACCGTACGTGGGCAATACGGTGCCGGCCATATCGGTGGCCAGGAAGTACCTGCCTATTATTTCGAGAAGGATGTGGATAACGACAGCGACACCGAAACCTTTGTTGCCGTGCAGGCACACATCGACAATTGGCGCTGGGCCGGCGTGCCTTTTTACCTGCGCACGGGCAAGCGCATGGCACGGCGCTCTTCGCAGATCGTCATCCAGTTCAAACCTGTGCCCCATGAGCTATTCAGTGGCGGCCAGGTCAACCAGTTGCTGATTCAGTTGCAACCTGATGAACGCATCAGCCTGCGCATGATGAGCAAGGCCCCCGGCAAAGGGATGCGCCTGGAGCCGGTCGACCTTGACCTCAATTTGGCCAATGCTTTCGGCCTGACGCGCCGCTGGGAGGCTTACGAGCGCTTGTTGCTGGATGTGCTTGAAGGTGATTCAACCTTGTTCATGCGCCGTGACGAGGTAGAGGCGGCCTGGGCCTGGATCGACCCGATCATCAAAGGGTGGGAAGAGCATTTCCAGGCCCCTCGGCATTACGCCGCCGGCAACAATGGCCCCGATCAGGCCAGCAGCCTTCTTGCCAGGCATGGCAGGCAATGGCATGGCTGA
- the uvrD gene encoding DNA helicase II, which yields MHTDDLSLLLNSLNDAQRQAVAATLGRQLVLAGAGSGKTRVLVHRIAWLIQVEQASPHSILSVTFTNKAAAEMRQRIEQLLGINPAGMWVGTFHGLAHRLLRAHWQEARLVQNFQILDSDDQQRLIKRVMRELGLDEQKWPARQAQWFINGQKDEGLRPQHIQASGDLFLQTMRDVYSAYEQACERAGVIDFSELLLRALDLWRDHPGLLEHYQRRFRHLLVDEFQDTNAVQYAWLRLLAGKNGGSLMAVGDDDQSIYGWRGAKIENIHQYTADFPDAEMIRLEQNYRSTGGILKAANALIANNSGRLGKELWTDMGEGEPLTLYAAYNEHDEARYVVETIESLIKQGNARSDIAILYRSNAQSRVLEEALLRERIPYRIYGGQRFFERAEIKNAMAYLRLLEGRGNDAALERVINVPPRGIGEKTVEAIRDHARHTQLSMWEAMCQLIAAKALKGRAASALGAFIELIENLAGKVADMPLHTMTQTVIEQSGLIIYHQEEKGEKGQARVENLEELVSAARNFETSEDDADLSPLSAFLGHASLEAGESQADEHEDSIQLMTLHSAKGLEFPYVFLVGMEEGLFPHKMSLEEPGRLEEERRLAYVGITRAMRQLIMTYAETRRLYGSETYNKVSRFVREIPAGLVQEVRLSNSVSRPFGSAQSNTSSLFANASIPQTAFSLGQRVQHSVFGEGVILNFEGSGAQARVQVNFAEGSKWLMLGYAKLEAI from the coding sequence ATGCACACAGACGACCTCTCCCTCCTGCTGAATTCCCTCAACGATGCCCAACGCCAGGCCGTCGCGGCCACGCTCGGGCGTCAACTGGTGCTTGCTGGCGCCGGTTCCGGTAAAACCCGCGTGCTGGTACACCGCATTGCCTGGCTGATCCAGGTGGAGCAAGCCTCGCCGCACTCGATCCTGTCGGTGACCTTCACCAACAAGGCTGCCGCCGAGATGCGCCAGCGTATCGAGCAATTGCTGGGCATAAACCCGGCGGGCATGTGGGTGGGGACCTTCCACGGGCTTGCACACCGCCTGTTGCGAGCGCACTGGCAGGAAGCGCGCCTGGTGCAGAACTTCCAGATTCTCGACAGCGACGACCAGCAGCGGCTGATCAAACGGGTAATGCGCGAGCTGGGCCTCGACGAGCAGAAGTGGCCAGCCCGCCAAGCCCAATGGTTCATCAACGGGCAAAAGGACGAAGGCCTGCGCCCACAGCATATTCAGGCCAGTGGCGACCTGTTCCTGCAGACCATGCGCGACGTCTATAGCGCCTACGAACAGGCCTGCGAACGCGCCGGGGTCATCGACTTCTCCGAACTGCTGTTACGCGCCCTCGACTTGTGGCGTGATCACCCCGGCCTGCTGGAACACTACCAGCGCCGCTTCCGCCACTTGTTGGTGGACGAGTTCCAGGACACCAACGCCGTTCAGTACGCCTGGTTGCGGCTGCTGGCGGGCAAAAATGGTGGCAGCCTGATGGCTGTGGGCGACGACGACCAGTCGATTTACGGCTGGCGCGGCGCCAAGATCGAGAATATCCACCAGTACACTGCCGACTTCCCTGACGCCGAGATGATTCGCCTGGAGCAGAACTATCGCTCCACCGGGGGCATCCTCAAAGCCGCCAACGCACTGATCGCCAACAATAGCGGGCGCTTGGGCAAAGAGTTGTGGACCGACATGGGCGAAGGTGAGCCGTTGACGCTTTATGCGGCTTACAACGAGCATGATGAAGCACGCTACGTGGTCGAAACCATCGAGAGCTTGATCAAGCAGGGCAATGCACGCAGCGACATCGCCATCCTGTACCGTTCCAACGCCCAGTCTCGGGTGCTGGAAGAAGCCCTGCTGCGCGAGCGTATTCCCTACCGAATTTATGGTGGTCAGCGCTTCTTCGAACGCGCCGAAATCAAGAACGCGATGGCTTACCTGCGCTTGCTGGAGGGACGCGGCAATGACGCGGCACTGGAGCGCGTGATCAATGTGCCGCCACGTGGCATTGGTGAAAAGACCGTCGAAGCCATCCGTGATCACGCACGCCACACCCAGTTGTCGATGTGGGAAGCCATGTGTCAGCTGATTGCCGCCAAGGCGCTCAAGGGCCGCGCCGCCAGCGCTCTGGGCGCCTTTATCGAGTTGATCGAGAACCTGGCGGGCAAGGTCGCCGACATGCCGCTGCATACCATGACCCAAACGGTCATCGAGCAGTCGGGGCTGATCATCTATCACCAGGAAGAAAAGGGTGAAAAGGGCCAGGCACGGGTAGAAAACCTTGAGGAATTGGTCAGCGCCGCGCGCAACTTCGAAACCAGCGAAGACGATGCTGACCTGTCACCACTCTCCGCCTTCCTCGGCCACGCCTCGCTCGAAGCGGGCGAGTCGCAGGCTGACGAGCACGAAGACAGCATTCAGCTGATGACGCTTCACAGCGCCAAGGGCCTCGAATTCCCCTACGTGTTTCTGGTAGGCATGGAAGAAGGCCTGTTCCCGCACAAGATGAGCCTGGAAGAGCCGGGCCGTTTGGAGGAGGAACGCCGGCTTGCGTATGTGGGCATCACCCGCGCCATGCGCCAGTTGATCATGACTTACGCAGAAACACGTCGCTTGTATGGGAGCGAGACCTACAACAAGGTGTCTCGATTCGTACGTGAGATTCCGGCTGGCCTGGTGCAGGAAGTGCGCCTCTCCAACAGTGTGAGCCGCCCGTTCGGTAGCGCGCAAAGCAATACGAGCAGCCTGTTCGCAAACGCCAGCATCCCGCAGACGGCCTTCAGCCTTGGCCAAAGGGTGCAACACTCAGTGTTTGGCGAAGGCGTGATCCTGAATTTCGAAGGCTCCGGGGCCCAGGCGCGGGTGCAGGTGAATTTTGCCGAAGGCAGCAAATGGCTGATGCTGGGGTATGCCAAGCTTGAGGCCATCTGA
- a CDS encoding Tim44 domain-containing protein has protein sequence MQRFLSIALALCVGLTLSLEADAAKRFGGGKSSGSAPIHQTRQATPTTPAAAPTAPGRAPAAASGASRWLGPLAGLAAGGLLASMFMGDGFEGLQIMDFLIVALIAFLVFRFIAARRRQQQPQMAMPGHAPMQREAHNQPAQPSIFGGSAAPAAAAAPVINAPAWFNEQSFLAAARSHFQSLQQHWDANEMDKIAEFVTPQMLEFLKRERAELGDGFQSTYIDDLDVQLDGVDDRSDRTDATLTFRGVSKSSRFDQGEAFSESWHMVRAQGENQPWLVAGIRQNG, from the coding sequence ATGCAACGTTTTCTTAGCATCGCACTGGCGCTCTGCGTCGGCCTGACGCTGAGCCTGGAAGCTGACGCCGCCAAGCGTTTCGGCGGCGGCAAGAGCTCGGGCTCCGCGCCTATCCACCAGACCCGCCAGGCTACGCCAACAACGCCTGCCGCCGCGCCGACCGCTCCTGGCCGTGCTCCGGCCGCCGCAAGCGGTGCATCGCGCTGGCTGGGCCCTCTGGCCGGCCTCGCTGCCGGTGGCCTGCTGGCTTCCATGTTCATGGGTGACGGCTTCGAAGGCCTGCAGATCATGGACTTCCTGATCGTCGCGCTCATCGCCTTCCTGGTGTTCCGCTTCATTGCCGCGCGCCGCCGTCAGCAGCAGCCGCAAATGGCCATGCCAGGCCACGCGCCGATGCAGCGTGAAGCTCACAACCAGCCTGCTCAACCGTCGATCTTCGGTGGTTCGGCTGCCCCGGCAGCTGCTGCCGCTCCGGTAATCAACGCGCCGGCGTGGTTCAACGAGCAAAGCTTCCTGGCCGCCGCGCGCAGCCACTTCCAGTCGCTGCAGCAGCACTGGGACGCGAACGAAATGGATAAAATCGCCGAGTTCGTGACCCCGCAGATGCTTGAGTTCCTCAAGCGTGAGCGTGCTGAGCTGGGCGATGGCTTCCAGTCCACGTACATCGATGATCTCGATGTGCAACTGGACGGTGTTGATGATCGCTCCGACCGCACCGACGCCACCCTGACGTTCCGTGGCGTGTCGAAGTCCTCGCGCTTCGACCAGGGCGAAGCCTTCAGCGAAAGCTGGCACATGGTTCGCGCCCAAGGCGAAAACCAGCCATGGCTGGTCGCAGGTATCCGTCAAAACGGTTAA
- a CDS encoding SMI1/KNR4 family protein, which produces MEEVIEQLREANEPVPVPLELPDEDQLVEIEEELFINIPFVFKEFLLTVSDVVYGSLEPVTVTDPQSHTYLPDVAANAWDAGVPRDLIPLCEDGNNYYCVEEDGTVVLWDGDEEAIGEDSWESVWHWARDVWLES; this is translated from the coding sequence GTGGAAGAAGTGATCGAACAACTCCGTGAAGCCAATGAACCCGTGCCGGTGCCATTGGAACTTCCCGACGAGGATCAGCTGGTCGAGATTGAGGAAGAGTTGTTCATCAACATCCCATTCGTGTTCAAGGAATTTTTGCTGACCGTCAGTGATGTGGTGTATGGCTCGCTGGAGCCGGTGACCGTTACAGACCCGCAGTCGCACACTTATCTGCCTGACGTTGCAGCCAATGCCTGGGACGCAGGCGTGCCGCGCGATCTGATCCCGCTTTGCGAAGATGGCAACAACTACTACTGCGTCGAGGAAGACGGCACTGTGGTCTTGTGGGATGGCGACGAAGAAGCCATTGGCGAAGATAGTTGGGAGTCCGTGTGGCACTGGGCGCGGGATGTCTGGCTGGAAAGCTGA
- a CDS encoding cation:proton antiporter produces the protein MHAISFIQDLAVIMLVAGVVTILFHRLKQPVVLGYIVAGFIIGPHTPPFGLIHDEDTIKTLAELGVIFLMFCLGLEFSLRKLFKVGATAFIAAFLEIVLMIWIGFEIGRWFGWSTMDSLFLGAILAISSTTIIVKALNDLKMKNERFAQLIFGVLIVEDILGIGIIALLSGIAVSGSVSSGEVFSTVGKLSLFMIVALVIGILLVPRLLAYVAKFESNEMLLITVLGLCFGFCLLVVKLEYSMVLGAFLIGAIMAESRQLLKIERLIEPVRDLFSAIFFVAIGLMIDPQVLIEYAWPIVVITLAVVLGKMLSCGLGAFIAGNDGRTSMRVGMGLSQIGEFSFIIAALGVTLQVTSDFLYPVAVAVSAITTLLTPYLIRAADPLSQKLGKVVPSRLARVLSLYGEWLRSIQPQGEGAMLAAMIRRILLQVGVNLALVIAIFFSGGYFAGRIGEWLSEWVSDASQQKAVIWGAALLLSLPFLIAAYRKLKALSMLLAEMGVKPEMAGRHTQRVRRVVAEVIPLLSLLVIFLLLSALSASILPTSELLLIIAIVAAAVVAVLWRWFIRVHSRMQIALMETLENSRDHTH, from the coding sequence ATGCATGCCATCAGTTTCATTCAGGATCTGGCAGTGATCATGCTGGTCGCCGGTGTGGTGACGATCCTCTTCCACCGCCTTAAACAACCGGTGGTGTTGGGCTACATCGTTGCGGGCTTCATCATCGGCCCGCATACGCCCCCGTTCGGGCTCATTCATGACGAAGACACCATCAAGACCCTTGCCGAACTGGGGGTTATTTTCCTGATGTTCTGCCTTGGGCTTGAGTTCAGCCTACGCAAGCTTTTCAAGGTGGGAGCCACGGCATTCATTGCAGCGTTTCTTGAAATCGTCCTGATGATCTGGATTGGTTTCGAAATCGGCCGCTGGTTTGGTTGGAGCACAATGGATTCGTTGTTCCTCGGCGCGATCCTGGCAATTTCTTCAACCACCATCATCGTCAAGGCGCTCAATGACCTGAAGATGAAAAACGAGCGTTTTGCTCAGCTGATCTTTGGTGTATTGATCGTTGAGGACATCCTCGGTATCGGCATTATTGCCCTGCTGTCCGGTATCGCGGTCAGTGGTTCTGTCAGTTCCGGCGAAGTGTTCTCCACAGTGGGTAAGCTGTCGCTGTTCATGATTGTGGCGTTGGTGATCGGCATTCTGCTCGTGCCACGCTTACTGGCATACGTGGCGAAATTCGAAAGCAACGAAATGCTGCTGATCACGGTGCTCGGCTTGTGTTTCGGCTTCTGCCTGTTGGTTGTAAAACTCGAGTACAGCATGGTGCTGGGCGCATTCCTGATCGGTGCGATCATGGCCGAGTCGCGTCAGTTGTTGAAAATTGAGCGTCTGATTGAGCCAGTGCGTGATTTGTTCAGTGCCATCTTCTTTGTCGCCATCGGCTTGATGATCGACCCGCAGGTGCTCATCGAGTATGCATGGCCGATTGTTGTCATTACGCTGGCTGTAGTGCTGGGCAAGATGCTGTCGTGTGGCTTGGGCGCATTCATTGCCGGCAACGACGGCCGCACATCAATGCGGGTGGGCATGGGGCTTTCGCAGATTGGCGAATTTTCTTTCATCATTGCGGCCTTGGGTGTGACGCTACAGGTGACCAGCGATTTCCTGTATCCGGTCGCCGTGGCAGTCTCGGCCATCACCACCTTGCTGACGCCTTACCTTATTCGTGCTGCCGACCCGCTGTCGCAAAAGCTGGGCAAGGTGGTTCCAAGTCGGCTCGCGCGGGTGCTCTCTCTATATGGCGAATGGTTGCGCAGCATTCAGCCGCAAGGTGAAGGTGCCATGCTGGCAGCGATGATCCGGCGCATTCTGCTGCAGGTGGGTGTCAACCTGGCGCTGGTCATCGCTATCTTCTTCAGTGGCGGTTACTTCGCCGGGCGTATCGGTGAATGGCTTAGCGAGTGGGTAAGTGATGCCAGCCAGCAAAAAGCGGTCATCTGGGGGGCGGCGCTTCTGCTGTCGCTACCGTTCCTGATCGCGGCATATCGTAAGCTCAAAGCGTTGTCGATGCTGTTGGCGGAGATGGGCGTGAAGCCGGAAATGGCCGGTCGCCATACCCAACGTGTACGCCGTGTGGTGGCCGAGGTGATTCCGTTGCTGTCGTTGTTGGTGATCTTCTTGCTGCTCTCGGCCTTGTCGGCAAGCATTCTGCCCACCAGCGAGTTGCTGCTGATCATCGCGATCGTGGCTGCGGCGGTGGTTGCAGTGTTGTGGCGCTGGTTCATACGCGTGCATTCGCGTATGCAGATTGCGTTAATGGAGACGCTGGAGAATAGTCGCGATCACACGCACTGA
- a CDS encoding acyl-CoA thioesterase: protein MEPGNAQLSMTVLMTPDMANFSGNVHGGTLLKYLDEVAYACASRYAGSYVVTLSVDQVIFREPVHVGELVTFLASVNYTGNTSMEVGIKVVTENIRERSVRHSNSCFFTMVAVDDNRRPVPVPPRQPQTSEEKRRFLQGQQRRQIRQELEKRYQDLKTDSI, encoded by the coding sequence ATGGAACCTGGAAACGCCCAGCTGAGCATGACCGTCCTGATGACCCCGGACATGGCCAACTTTTCTGGCAACGTACACGGCGGCACCCTACTCAAGTACCTCGATGAAGTGGCCTACGCGTGCGCAAGCCGCTATGCCGGCAGCTACGTAGTAACACTGTCGGTCGACCAGGTGATATTCCGCGAACCCGTGCATGTTGGCGAGCTGGTTACCTTTCTGGCTTCGGTGAATTACACCGGCAACACTTCCATGGAAGTCGGTATCAAGGTGGTGACCGAAAATATTCGCGAGCGCTCGGTACGCCATTCAAACAGCTGCTTCTTCACCATGGTCGCGGTCGACGATAACCGTCGCCCCGTCCCTGTACCGCCGCGTCAACCGCAAACCAGCGAAGAGAAGCGGCGCTTCCTTCAAGGCCAGCAACGCCGCCAAATTCGTCAGGAACTGGAGAAGCGCTACCAGGACTTGAAGACAGACTCGATTTAA